From the Streptococcus oralis ATCC 35037 genome, one window contains:
- a CDS encoding CPBP family intramembrane glutamic endopeptidase yields MKKTIHLGICMILMFLYIYLTPLGAITLARTFGLGMDSYIIFLVGEVLLIFFLFVLWLKKKKMLFIFEKKGWRWSYLAFLVACFLIYSFLNGFRMQNIRLIDHSFIFQDLLSELYLNGRETTLSSLIFLIFNISIVPVVEETIYRGYFMNTFFPKSEFYLDVILSSFIFGLSHLVLSHRDPISLIIYSILGLLFAVAYRVTGSLRFTILCHSFYNVIPYAPSILFYIYYLIFR; encoded by the coding sequence ATGAAAAAGACAATACATTTAGGAATCTGTATGATTTTAATGTTCCTGTACATTTATTTAACGCCATTAGGGGCTATAACTCTAGCTAGGACCTTTGGTTTAGGAATGGACAGCTATATAATCTTCCTAGTTGGAGAAGTGTTACTTATTTTCTTTTTATTCGTTTTGTGGTTGAAAAAGAAGAAGATGCTCTTTATCTTCGAGAAAAAGGGTTGGCGCTGGTCTTATCTCGCTTTCTTAGTGGCTTGCTTTCTTATCTATTCTTTTTTAAATGGATTTAGAATGCAGAATATTCGATTGATTGACCATAGCTTTATTTTCCAAGACCTTCTTTCGGAACTTTACTTAAATGGGAGAGAAACGACTCTATCAAGTCTTATATTTTTAATCTTTAACATTTCGATTGTACCTGTTGTTGAGGAGACAATCTATAGGGGTTATTTTATGAATACCTTCTTTCCGAAGTCGGAGTTTTATTTGGATGTAATCTTGTCTTCTTTCATCTTCGGGCTTAGTCACTTGGTTCTATCCCATCGTGACCCCATCAGTCTCATCATTTATAGTATTCTTGGTCTTCTATTTGCAGTCGCTTATCGAGTTACGGGTAGTCTTCGATTTACCATTCTTTGTCATAGTTTCTATAATGTTATTCCCTATGCTCCGTCAATCTTATTTTATATTTATTATTTGATTTTTAGATAG
- the nusB gene encoding transcription antitermination factor NusB, whose amino-acid sequence MTSPLLESRRQLRKCAFQALMSLEFGTDVETACRFAYTHDREDTDVQLPAFLTELVSGVQAKKEELDKQITQHLKAGWTIERLTLVERNLLRLGVFEITSFDTPQLVAVNEAIELAKDFSDQKSARFINGLLSQFVTEEQ is encoded by the coding sequence ATGACTAGTCCACTATTAGAATCTAGACGCCAACTCCGTAAATGCGCTTTTCAAGCTCTCATGAGCCTTGAATTCGGTACGGATGTCGAAACTGCTTGTCGTTTCGCCTATACTCATGATCGTGAAGATACGGATGTGCAACTTCCAGCCTTTTTGACAGAGCTAGTTTCTGGTGTTCAGGCTAAAAAGGAAGAACTAGACAAGCAAATCACACAGCATTTAAAAGCAGGTTGGACCATCGAGCGTTTAACACTCGTGGAGAGAAACCTCCTTCGCTTGGGAGTCTTTGAAATCACTTCATTTGACACTCCACAGCTGGTTGCGGTTAATGAAGCTATCGAGCTTGCAAAGGACTTCTCAGATCAAAAATCTGCCCGTTTTATCAACGGACTACTCAGTCAGTTTGTAACAGAAGAACAGTAA
- a CDS encoding Asp23/Gls24 family envelope stress response protein, whose amino-acid sequence MGIEEQLGEIVIAPRVLEKIIAIATAKVEGVHSFSNKSVSDTLSKLSLGRGVYLKNVDEELTADIYLYLEYGVKVPKVAVAIQKAVKDAVRNMADVELAAINIHVAGIVPDKTPKPELKDLFDEDFLND is encoded by the coding sequence ATGGGAATTGAAGAACAACTTGGCGAAATCGTTATCGCCCCACGTGTACTTGAAAAAATCATTGCTATTGCTACTGCAAAAGTAGAGGGTGTACACTCTTTTTCAAATAAATCAGTATCTGACACCCTTTCAAAACTTTCTCTTGGCCGTGGCGTTTATCTAAAAAACGTGGATGAAGAACTCACAGCTGATATCTACCTCTACCTTGAGTACGGAGTAAAAGTTCCTAAGGTAGCTGTTGCTATCCAGAAAGCTGTTAAAGATGCCGTCCGCAATATGGCTGATGTAGAACTCGCTGCTATCAATATTCACGTTGCAGGTATCGTTCCAGATAAAACACCAAAACCAGAATTGAAAGATCTATTTGACGAGGACTTCCTCAATGACTAG
- the efp gene encoding elongation factor P, translated as MIEASKLKAGMTFETADGKLIRVLEASHHKPGKGNTIMRMKLRDVRTGSTFDTSYRPEEKFEQAIIETVPAQYLYKMDDTAYFMNTETYDQYEIPVVNVENELLYILENSDVKIQFYGTEVIGVTVPTTVELTVAETQPSIKGATVTGSGKPATMETGLVVNVPDFIEAGQKLVINTAEGTYVSRA; from the coding sequence ATGATTGAAGCAAGTAAATTAAAGGCTGGTATGACCTTTGAAACAGCTGACGGAAAATTGATCCGCGTTTTGGAAGCTAGTCACCACAAACCAGGTAAAGGAAACACAATCATGCGTATGAAATTACGTGATGTCCGTACTGGTTCTACATTTGACACAAGCTACCGTCCAGAGGAAAAATTTGAACAAGCCATCATCGAGACTGTCCCAGCTCAATACTTGTACAAAATGGATGACACAGCCTACTTCATGAACACAGAAACTTACGACCAATACGAAATTCCTGTAGTCAACGTTGAAAACGAATTGCTTTACATCCTTGAAAACTCTGATGTGAAGATCCAATTCTACGGAACTGAAGTGATTGGTGTTACCGTTCCTACTACTGTCGAATTGACAGTTGCAGAAACTCAACCATCTATCAAAGGTGCTACTGTTACAGGTTCTGGTAAACCAGCAACGATGGAAACTGGACTTGTCGTAAACGTTCCAGACTTCATCGAAGCAGGACAAAAACTCGTTATCAACACTGCAGAAGGAACTTACGTTTCTCGTGCCTAA
- a CDS encoding SPFH domain-containing protein, translated as MGFIRAALSAGLNSFNDSKFKEAIVLPDNVSGDALAIKGQLLTKDPDGRSRHSNQNTGLLSDGSVVIVPQGYSAVLVNNGTFLGEVLEAGSHEWQAGDNAWLLEKGGLKGTWENFKNRFSFGGQVITQQEIIFIRMQPIAGNKFGTQNAVEYFSERYQQLLNIRFYGLFDVKIADPVLFYVSSVSRQITDGQPFTLQDVAQGTLRQNIAPKIAIAIAKYTNENKVDIYSLNANQDTFNELAKQEVNKVWTGLYGIEATNILLEDLSYDQESLDIVRKLDSELVAMKYNTIEIEERRARNEALIAAASNEGNGNGMNMFMGMNLGQTLGGQLSQQVQNQAPAQNTGQTASKNFYIEVDGKYVLVTKDEDGNIVPVN; from the coding sequence ATGGGATTTATACGTGCAGCCTTATCAGCAGGCTTAAATAGTTTTAATGATAGTAAATTCAAGGAAGCCATCGTCCTTCCAGACAATGTCTCTGGCGACGCCTTGGCCATCAAGGGACAATTACTCACAAAAGACCCAGATGGACGTTCTCGTCACAGCAATCAAAATACTGGACTCTTGTCGGATGGCAGTGTGGTTATCGTTCCCCAAGGCTATAGCGCTGTTTTGGTAAACAACGGTACCTTCCTTGGTGAAGTTCTCGAAGCTGGTAGCCACGAATGGCAAGCTGGTGATAATGCCTGGCTCCTTGAAAAAGGTGGTTTAAAGGGCACTTGGGAAAACTTTAAAAACCGTTTCTCTTTTGGTGGACAAGTCATCACCCAACAGGAAATTATCTTTATCCGCATGCAACCTATTGCAGGCAATAAGTTCGGCACACAAAATGCGGTCGAATACTTCAGCGAACGTTACCAACAACTGCTTAACATCCGTTTCTATGGCTTGTTTGATGTAAAAATAGCAGACCCAGTCCTCTTCTACGTGAGTTCTGTTAGCCGTCAAATTACTGACGGACAGCCATTTACTCTCCAAGATGTAGCTCAAGGAACGCTCCGTCAAAATATCGCACCGAAAATCGCGATTGCCATTGCCAAATACACCAACGAAAACAAGGTTGATATCTATAGCCTCAATGCCAACCAAGACACCTTTAACGAACTCGCTAAACAAGAGGTCAACAAGGTTTGGACAGGCCTCTACGGGATTGAAGCAACCAATATCTTGCTTGAAGACCTCAGCTACGACCAAGAAAGTCTTGATATCGTTCGCAAGCTTGATAGTGAGCTCGTGGCAATGAAGTACAACACGATTGAAATTGAAGAACGCCGTGCTCGCAACGAAGCGCTCATTGCTGCAGCTTCCAACGAAGGAAATGGCAATGGGATGAATATGTTTATGGGCATGAATCTTGGCCAAACTCTGGGTGGTCAACTAAGCCAACAAGTTCAAAATCAAGCACCGGCTCAAAACACTGGGCAAACTGCCAGCAAGAATTTTTACATCGAAGTCGATGGAAAATACGTCCTCGTTACCAAAGACGAAGATGGAAATATCGTACCAGTCAACTAA
- a CDS encoding zinc-ribbon domain-containing transport protein has protein sequence MKKFYALLMTCLLLVFLSVPQIVDAGVGHSRSGSSSRSSSRSSSRSSGGGSRSGGSSYHYYRSGYGSSSSSSDSSPYLGFMVIFVGAIVLVVIVESLKNKANNSSTSHSNTNYQPIHRRIEHNTLAISRVKYGDPNFDANAFISWVKEVYLKLQVAWTEKNWNSVRALESTSLYSQHSTQLEDHIRAKTTNVLEKVCIENVRIKEFIENPDGNDTLVVILSSTLRDYVIDDETRRVIEGDPKKDLFTVYQLNFIRQHGSQTQAVNPDQVVSDHCPNCGAPLKISAVSECDYCGANLSRSPNQWVLDTYDVVDEDELYN, from the coding sequence ATGAAAAAGTTTTACGCTCTTTTAATGACCTGTTTATTACTTGTTTTTCTATCCGTGCCTCAAATCGTTGATGCGGGTGTCGGACATTCCAGAAGTGGTAGCAGCAGTCGCAGTAGCTCCAGAAGTAGTAGTCGTTCAAGTGGAGGAGGAAGTCGCTCTGGTGGCTCATCTTATCACTACTACCGCTCTGGATACGGGTCATCCTCTAGTAGTTCTGATAGCTCACCCTATCTAGGATTTATGGTAATATTTGTGGGTGCCATTGTTTTAGTGGTTATCGTTGAATCCTTAAAAAATAAAGCAAATAATTCAAGCACAAGCCACAGTAATACCAACTATCAACCAATCCACCGACGAATTGAACATAACACTTTGGCCATTAGTCGTGTAAAATATGGGGATCCAAACTTTGACGCTAATGCCTTCATTTCTTGGGTTAAGGAAGTCTACCTTAAATTGCAGGTTGCCTGGACTGAGAAAAATTGGAATTCAGTCCGTGCGCTAGAAAGTACTAGTCTCTATTCACAGCACAGCACGCAATTAGAAGATCACATCCGAGCTAAGACAACCAATGTTTTAGAGAAAGTTTGTATCGAAAATGTTCGCATCAAGGAGTTCATTGAAAATCCTGACGGAAACGATACCTTAGTCGTAATCCTATCGTCTACCTTGCGGGACTATGTCATTGACGATGAGACTCGCCGTGTCATTGAAGGAGATCCTAAAAAAGATCTCTTCACCGTGTATCAATTGAACTTTATCCGTCAACACGGTAGCCAAACGCAAGCAGTCAATCCAGACCAAGTTGTGAGCGACCACTGTCCAAACTGTGGCGCCCCATTGAAAATCTCTGCAGTTAGCGAGTGCGACTACTGTGGTGCCAATCTCTCTCGCAGTCCAAACCAATGGGTACTGGATACCTATGATGTTGTGGATGAAGACGAGCTTTATAATTAG
- the gatB gene encoding Asp-tRNA(Asn)/Glu-tRNA(Gln) amidotransferase subunit GatB: MNFETVIGLEVHVELNTNSKIFSPTSAHFGNDQNANTNVIDWSFPGVLPVLNKGVVDAGIKAALALNMDIHKKMHFDRKNYFYPDNPKAYQISQFDEPIGYNGWIEVELEDGTTKKIGIERAHLEEDAGKNTHGTDGYSYVDLNRQGVPLIEIVSEADMRSPEEAYAYLTALKEVIQYAGISDVKMEEGSMRVDANISLRPYGQEKFGTKTELKNLNSFSNVRKGLEYEVQRQAEILRSGGQIRQETRRYDEANKATILMRVKEGAADYRYFPEPDLPLFEISDEWIEEMRTELPEFPKERRARYVSDLGLSDYDASQLTANKVTSDFFEKAVALGGDAKQVSNWLQGEVAQFLNAEGKTLEQIELTPENLVEMIAIIEDGTISSKIAKKVFVHLAKNGGGAREYVEKAGMVQISDPDVLIPIIHQVFADNEAAVADFKSGKRNADKAFTGFLMKATKGQANPQVALKLLAQELAKLKDSE; the protein is encoded by the coding sequence ATGAACTTTGAAACAGTCATTGGACTTGAAGTCCACGTAGAGCTCAACACCAATTCAAAAATCTTCTCACCAACTTCTGCTCACTTTGGAAATGACCAAAATGCCAACACTAACGTGATTGACTGGTCCTTCCCAGGAGTTCTGCCAGTTCTCAATAAAGGGGTTGTCGATGCCGGTATCAAGGCAGCTCTTGCCCTCAACATGGACATCCACAAAAAGATGCACTTTGACCGCAAGAACTACTTCTACCCTGATAATCCAAAAGCCTACCAAATTTCTCAGTTTGATGAGCCAATCGGTTATAACGGCTGGATCGAAGTGGAACTAGAAGATGGTACGACTAAGAAAATCGGTATCGAACGTGCTCACTTAGAAGAAGATGCAGGTAAAAACACCCACGGTACAGATGGCTACTCCTATGTTGACCTCAACCGCCAAGGGGTGCCTTTGATTGAGATTGTATCTGAAGCGGACATGCGTTCTCCTGAAGAAGCCTATGCTTATCTAACAGCCCTCAAGGAAGTCATCCAGTACGCTGGTATTTCTGACGTTAAGATGGAAGAAGGCTCTATGCGTGTGGATGCCAATATCTCCCTTCGTCCTTATGGTCAAGAGAAATTCGGTACCAAGACTGAGTTAAAGAACCTCAACTCCTTCTCAAATGTTCGCAAAGGTCTCGAATACGAAGTCCAACGCCAGGCTGAAATCCTTCGTTCAGGTGGTCAAATTCGCCAAGAAACACGCCGTTACGATGAAGCTAACAAGGCAACCATCCTCATGCGTGTCAAAGAAGGTGCTGCAGATTACCGCTACTTCCCTGAACCAGACCTACCACTCTTTGAAATCTCAGATGAGTGGATTGAGGAAATGCGCACTGAATTGCCAGAGTTTCCAAAAGAACGCCGTGCACGCTACGTATCTGACCTTGGCTTGTCAGACTACGATGCTAGCCAGTTGACAGCAAACAAAGTCACTTCTGACTTCTTTGAAAAAGCTGTTGCCCTCGGTGGCGATGCCAAACAAGTCTCTAACTGGCTCCAAGGTGAAGTTGCTCAGTTCTTGAATGCTGAAGGCAAAACACTTGAACAAATCGAATTAACACCAGAAAACTTGGTAGAAATGATTGCCATCATCGAAGACGGCACGATCTCTTCCAAGATTGCCAAGAAAGTCTTTGTCCACCTAGCTAAAAACGGCGGTGGAGCGCGTGAATACGTGGAAAAAGCAGGTATGGTCCAAATCTCAGATCCTGATGTTTTGATTCCAATCATCCACCAAGTCTTTGCGGATAACGAAGCTGCCGTTGCCGACTTCAAATCAGGCAAACGCAACGCAGACAAGGCCTTCACAGGATTCCTTATGAAGGCAACCAAAGGACAAGCCAACCCACAAGTTGCCCTTAAACTCCTTGCACAGGAATTGGCCAAGTTGAAAGACAGTGAGTAA
- the gatA gene encoding Asp-tRNA(Asn)/Glu-tRNA(Gln) amidotransferase subunit GatA, which translates to MTFNNKTIEDLHNLLVSKEISATELTQATLEDIKSREAAINAFVTIAEEQALAQAKTIDETGIDADNVLSGIPLAVKDNISTDGILTTAASKMLYNYEPIFDATAVANAKAKGMIVVGKTNMDEFAMGGSGETSHYGATKNAWDQTKVPGGSSSGSAAAVASGQVRLSLGSDTGGSIRQPAAFNGIVGLKPTYGTVSRFGLIAFGSSLDQIGPFAPTVKENALLLNAIASEDAKDSTSAPVRIADFTSKIGQDIKGMKIALPKEYLGEGIDPEVKETILNAAKHFEKLGAIVEEVSLPHSKYGVAVYYIIASSEASSNLQRFDGIRYGYRAEDASNLDEIYVNSRSQGFGEEVKRRIMLGTFSLSSGYYDAYYKKAGQVRTLIIQDFEKVFADYDLILGPTAPSVAYDLDSLNHDPVAMYLADLLTIPVNLAGLPGISIPAGFAQGLPVGLQLIGPKYSEETIYQAAAAFEATTDYHKQQPVIFGGDN; encoded by the coding sequence ATGACTTTTAATAACAAAACTATTGAAGACTTGCACAATCTCCTTGTCTCTAAGGAAATTTCTGCAACTGAATTGACACAAGCCACGCTTGAAGATATCAAGTCTCGCGAGGCAGCTATCAACGCTTTTGTCACTATCGCTGAAGAGCAGGCTCTTGCTCAAGCTAAAACTATTGATGAAACTGGAATCGATGCGGACAATGTTCTTTCAGGGATTCCACTTGCTGTTAAGGATAATATCTCTACTGACGGTATCCTTACAACTGCAGCCTCAAAAATGCTTTACAACTACGAGCCAATCTTTGATGCGACAGCCGTTGCCAATGCAAAAGCTAAGGGTATGATTGTCGTCGGAAAGACCAACATGGACGAATTTGCCATGGGTGGATCCGGTGAAACTTCTCACTACGGTGCGACTAAAAATGCTTGGGACCAGACCAAGGTTCCTGGTGGTTCATCAAGTGGTTCTGCCGCAGCCGTAGCCTCAGGACAAGTCCGCTTGTCACTTGGTTCTGATACCGGTGGTTCCATCCGCCAACCTGCTGCCTTCAACGGGATTGTTGGTCTCAAACCAACCTACGGAACGGTTTCTCGTTTCGGTCTCATTGCCTTCGGTAGCTCATTAGACCAGATTGGACCTTTTGCACCAACTGTTAAAGAAAATGCCCTCTTGCTTAATGCGATTGCCAGCGAAGATGCTAAAGACTCTACTTCTGCTCCTGTCCGCATTGCCGACTTTACTTCAAAAATTGGCCAAGACATCAAGGGCATGAAAATTGCTTTGCCTAAGGAATACCTTGGTGAAGGGATTGACCCAGAGGTTAAGGAAACCATTCTTAACGCAGCCAAACACTTTGAAAAACTGGGTGCCATCGTCGAAGAAGTTAGCCTTCCTCATTCTAAATACGGTGTTGCCGTTTACTATATTATCGCTTCATCAGAGGCCTCATCAAACTTACAACGCTTTGACGGTATCCGTTATGGCTACCGCGCAGAAGATGCAAGCAACCTTGATGAAATCTATGTAAACAGCCGTAGCCAAGGTTTCGGTGAAGAAGTGAAACGCCGTATCATGCTTGGAACATTTAGCCTTTCATCAGGTTACTATGATGCCTATTACAAGAAGGCTGGACAAGTTCGTACCCTCATCATCCAAGATTTCGAAAAAGTCTTTGCGGATTACGATTTAATCCTAGGACCAACTGCTCCAAGCGTTGCCTATGACTTGGATTCACTCAACCACGATCCAGTTGCCATGTACTTAGCTGACCTTTTGACCATCCCAGTCAACTTAGCAGGTCTCCCAGGAATTTCGATTCCTGCTGGATTTGCTCAAGGTCTACCAGTCGGTCTCCAATTGATCGGTCCTAAATACTCTGAGGAGACCATTTACCAAGCTGCTGCTGCCTTTGAAGCAACAACAGACTACCACAAACAACAACCTGTGATTTTTGGAGGTGATAACTAA
- the gatC gene encoding Asp-tRNA(Asn)/Glu-tRNA(Gln) amidotransferase subunit GatC has translation MKITQEEVTHVANLSKLKFSEEETAAFATTLSKIVDMVELLGEVDTTGVAPTTTMADRKTVLRPDVAEEGTDRDRLFKNVPEKENYYIKVPAILDDGGDA, from the coding sequence ATGAAAATTACGCAAGAAGAGGTAACACACGTTGCCAATCTTTCAAAATTAAAATTCTCTGAAGAAGAAACTGCTGCCTTTGCGACAACCTTGTCTAAAATTGTTGACATGGTTGAATTGCTGGGCGAAGTCGACACAACTGGTGTCGCACCTACTACAACCATGGCTGACCGCAAGACCGTACTCCGCCCTGATGTGGCCGAAGAAGGAACAGACCGTGACCGCTTGTTTAAAAACGTACCTGAAAAAGAAAACTACTATATCAAGGTACCAGCTATCCTAGATGATGGAGGAGATGCCTAA
- a CDS encoding TIGR02206 family membrane protein has product MFHQFITRSQTVPPPISLFWYGIMMILLVLCIYGALVYHKNSKFVRLFKGIQILQLLALYSWYVGFGIPFSNSLPFYHCRLAMFAVVFLPDKWRSKQYFALLGASGAVFALVYPVFDPYDFPHITSFSFLIGHYALLVNSLIYLMNHYDKTLLKKYMIVAYTFILNLFLVGVNQVTGGNYGLLRDTPFISNAPLWIKYLLVSVILSLALVLFDILFKKRWKKRNQVQSVL; this is encoded by the coding sequence ATGTTCCATCAATTTATCACCAGATCTCAAACGGTTCCTCCTCCCATTTCCCTCTTTTGGTATGGGATTATGATGATCCTATTAGTGCTTTGTATTTATGGAGCACTTGTTTATCACAAAAATTCGAAATTTGTCCGCTTGTTTAAGGGGATTCAGATCCTCCAGTTGCTAGCCCTATATAGCTGGTATGTTGGTTTTGGAATTCCATTTTCTAATAGCCTTCCATTTTACCATTGCCGTTTGGCTATGTTTGCGGTGGTTTTCTTGCCAGATAAATGGCGGAGCAAGCAATATTTTGCCCTCTTAGGAGCAAGTGGAGCGGTCTTTGCCTTGGTTTACCCGGTTTTTGACCCCTATGATTTCCCCCATATCACCAGTTTTTCATTTTTGATTGGGCACTATGCCCTTCTAGTGAATTCCTTGATTTACTTGATGAATCACTATGACAAGACCTTGCTTAAGAAGTATATGATTGTAGCCTATACCTTTATTCTCAACCTCTTTTTAGTTGGGGTTAATCAGGTAACGGGTGGAAATTATGGTCTCTTAAGAGATACCCCGTTTATCTCGAATGCTCCTCTATGGATAAAGTACCTCCTTGTGTCGGTCATCCTTTCACTGGCTCTTGTTCTTTTTGATATCTTGTTTAAGAAACGGTGGAAAAAGAGAAATCAGGTGCAATCTGTGCTCTAG
- a CDS encoding peptide chain release factor 3: protein MTIQEEIKKRRTFAIISHPDAGKTTITEQLLYFGGEIREAGTVKGKKTGTFAKSDWMDIEKQRGISVTSSVMQFDYDGKRVNILDTPGHEDFSEDTYRTLMAVDAAVMVVDSAKGIEAQTKKLFEVVKHRGIPVFTFMNKLDRDGREPLDLLQELEEVLGIASYPMNWPIGMGKAFEGLYDLYNQRLELYKGDERFASLEEGDKLFGSNPFYAQVKDDIELLQEAGNEFSEEAILAGELTPVFFGSALTNFGVQTFLETFLKFAPEPHGHKKTDGEIVDPYDKDFSGFVFKIQANMDPRHRDRIAFVRIVSGEFERGMSVNLPRTGKTAKLSNVTQFMAESRENVTNAVAGDIIGVYDTGTYQVGDTLTVGKNKFEFEPLPTFTPEIFMKVSAKNVMKQKSFHKGIEQLVQEGAIQLYKNYQTGEYMLGAVGQLQFEVFKHRMEGEYNAEVVMSPMGKKTVRWIKPEDLDERMSSSRNILAKDRFDQPVFLFENDFALRWFADKYPDVELEEKM from the coding sequence ATGACTATTCAAGAAGAAATTAAGAAACGTCGTACTTTTGCTATCATCTCCCACCCGGACGCCGGGAAAACAACCATCACTGAGCAGTTGCTCTACTTTGGGGGCGAGATTCGTGAGGCTGGTACGGTAAAAGGGAAGAAAACAGGGACTTTTGCCAAGTCTGACTGGATGGATATCGAGAAACAACGTGGGATTTCGGTCACGTCATCTGTTATGCAGTTTGACTATGATGGTAAGCGCGTGAACATCCTCGACACACCAGGACACGAGGACTTCTCAGAAGATACTTATCGGACCTTGATGGCGGTGGATGCTGCCGTCATGGTCGTGGACTCTGCCAAGGGTATCGAGGCCCAAACCAAGAAATTGTTTGAGGTTGTGAAGCACCGTGGTATTCCAGTCTTTACCTTTATGAACAAGCTGGACCGTGACGGTCGTGAGCCACTGGATCTCTTGCAAGAACTAGAAGAAGTCCTAGGTATTGCGAGCTATCCTATGAACTGGCCAATCGGGATGGGGAAAGCCTTTGAAGGCTTGTATGACCTCTATAACCAACGCTTGGAACTCTATAAAGGAGATGAGCGTTTTGCCAGTCTGGAAGAAGGGGATAAGCTCTTTGGAAGCAATCCTTTCTACGCTCAGGTTAAGGACGATATCGAACTGTTGCAAGAAGCAGGAAATGAATTTTCAGAAGAAGCTATTCTTGCAGGAGAACTGACTCCGGTCTTCTTTGGTTCAGCCCTCACTAACTTTGGGGTGCAGACCTTCCTTGAGACCTTCCTTAAGTTTGCTCCAGAACCACATGGTCACAAGAAAACAGATGGCGAAATTGTGGATCCTTATGACAAGGATTTCTCAGGATTTGTCTTTAAAATCCAAGCCAACATGGACCCTCGTCACCGTGACCGCATTGCCTTTGTCCGTATCGTATCAGGTGAGTTTGAGCGAGGGATGAGTGTCAATCTGCCTCGTACTGGTAAGACTGCCAAGCTTTCTAATGTCACCCAGTTTATGGCAGAAAGTCGTGAGAATGTGACCAATGCCGTAGCAGGTGATATCATCGGGGTTTACGATACCGGTACTTATCAGGTTGGAGACACCTTGACGGTTGGAAAAAACAAGTTTGAATTTGAACCACTGCCAACCTTTACACCTGAGATTTTCATGAAAGTTTCTGCTAAGAACGTCATGAAGCAAAAATCCTTCCACAAAGGGATTGAACAATTGGTGCAAGAAGGAGCCATTCAGCTTTATAAGAATTACCAAACAGGCGAATACATGCTAGGCGCTGTGGGACAACTCCAATTTGAAGTCTTTAAGCACCGTATGGAAGGCGAGTACAATGCAGAAGTAGTCATGAGCCCAATGGGTAAAAAGACCGTTCGTTGGATCAAGCCTGAGGACTTGGATGAACGGATGTCCTCAAGCCGCAATATCTTGGCCAAAGACCGTTTCGATCAACCAGTCTTCCTCTTTGAAAATGACTTTGCTCTTCGCTGGTTTGCGGACAAGTATCCGGACGTAGAGTTGGAGGAAAAAATGTAA